The Synechocystis sp. PCC 7509 genome includes a window with the following:
- the rlmD gene encoding 23S rRNA (uracil(1939)-C(5))-methyltransferase RlmD: MSLNQLSTDAENQPQQWQQGNLVEIVIDDLSDTGDGVGRFEERVVFVPDTVPGDRILARLIRVKPKYAYGKLYEILERSPHRRRPSCIVADKCGGCQWQSVAYEYQLKAKFNQVVQAIERIGGFTNPPVDPVLAAPEALGYRNKATYPLSRSAEGQVQAGYYQKGTHQLINLNQCPVQDERLNPLLKEIKQDIYNRGWSIYNETRHQGRLRHLGLRIGRRTGEMLLTLVVTDWTLQELETQAQEWLDRYPKLVGVSLNLNAKATNTIFGEKTRCIAGEAYLVEQFAGLEFQMLPTTFFQVNTEAAEALLEVIKLQLNLQGQEVLVDAYCGIGTLSLPLASQVKQVIGLEVQAAAVEQARFNAWRNNIENATFQLGSVEKALPALTIKPDVVLLDPPRQGCDRTVIDALIATKPQKIVYVSCKPATLARDLKLLCSDGNYELVRVQSADFFPQTSHVECAAFLELVGN, from the coding sequence ATGTCTTTAAATCAATTATCCACCGATGCAGAAAATCAACCGCAGCAATGGCAACAGGGTAACTTAGTTGAGATAGTTATCGACGATTTGAGCGATACAGGGGACGGGGTAGGACGCTTTGAGGAGCGGGTTGTATTTGTACCGGATACTGTACCAGGCGATCGTATTTTAGCGCGGTTAATTAGAGTAAAACCTAAGTATGCCTATGGTAAACTTTATGAAATTTTAGAGCGATCGCCCCACCGTCGGCGACCTAGCTGTATTGTTGCCGATAAATGCGGGGGTTGTCAGTGGCAAAGCGTAGCTTACGAATATCAACTAAAAGCAAAATTTAATCAAGTTGTGCAAGCAATAGAAAGAATTGGCGGATTTACAAATCCCCCCGTAGATCCAGTTTTAGCAGCACCGGAAGCTTTAGGCTACCGCAATAAAGCAACTTATCCCCTTAGTAGGTCAGCAGAAGGACAAGTACAAGCAGGATACTATCAAAAAGGTACTCATCAACTAATTAATCTTAATCAATGTCCCGTCCAAGATGAGCGGCTAAATCCGTTACTTAAAGAAATCAAGCAAGATATTTACAATCGCGGCTGGTCAATATACAACGAAACCCGCCATCAAGGAAGATTGAGGCATTTGGGTTTGAGAATTGGTCGCCGCACTGGGGAAATGTTACTAACGTTAGTTGTTACAGATTGGACTTTACAAGAACTTGAAACCCAAGCGCAAGAATGGTTAGACCGCTATCCAAAATTAGTCGGAGTGTCGCTAAATCTCAACGCCAAAGCTACTAATACGATATTTGGTGAAAAAACTCGTTGTATTGCTGGGGAGGCTTACTTAGTAGAACAATTTGCTGGCTTAGAGTTTCAGATGTTGCCTACTACGTTTTTTCAGGTGAATACAGAGGCGGCAGAGGCGTTGTTAGAGGTAATTAAACTCCAACTCAACTTACAAGGTCAAGAGGTCTTAGTGGATGCTTATTGTGGCATTGGGACGTTAAGTTTGCCCTTAGCCTCCCAAGTTAAACAAGTAATTGGTTTAGAGGTACAAGCCGCCGCCGTAGAGCAAGCTAGGTTTAATGCTTGGCGCAATAATATTGAAAATGCGACGTTTCAATTAGGTTCGGTAGAAAAGGCGCTTCCAGCTTTGACGATTAAGCCAGATGTTGTATTGCTAGACCCACCCCGCCAAGGATGCGATCGCACAGTAATTGATGCTTTAATTGCAACTAAGCCCCAAAAAATAGTTTACGTTAGCTGCAAACCTGCAACTTTAGCCCGTGACTTGAAGCTACTTTGCTCTGATGGTAACTACGAATTAGTCAGAGTCCAAAGCGCCGATTTCTTCCCCCAAACATCTCATGTTGAGTGTGCAGCTTTTCTAGAACTCGTTGGAAATTAG
- the glgP gene encoding alpha-glucan family phosphorylase — protein sequence MQPIRTFNVYPSLPPRLESLRPLAYNLHWDWSAESKDLFRRLDPDLWEASRHNPVYMLGNISQVRLQEVVEDEGFLAQMDRAARQLEDYLQERSWYDKNRAQETDNKTDKYSQECFAYFSAEFGLVDCLPIYSGGLGVLAGDHLKSASDLGLPLVGVGLLYQQGYFAQYLNADGWQQERYPINDFYNMPLFLERNSDGSELRIEVDYPGRTVYARVWRVQVGTVPLYLLDTNIEPNNPYDHDITDQLYGGDIDMRIHQEIMLGVGGVRMLKALGLRVTAYHMNEGHAAFSALERTRILMQEEGLKYTQARQLVASSNIFTTHTPVPAGIDLFAPDKTLYYLGHYAEIFGLSKDQLLGLGRENTGDLTSPFSMAVLALKTATFANGVAQLHGVVSRGMFRALWQNLPVQEVPITAITNGVHARSCVASATQTLYDRYLGPNWSSAPANSQLWERVHTIPDEELWRNHERCRLDMVVFVREHLVKHLRDRGASPAEITQAQEVLDPSVLTIGFARRFATYKRATLWMRDLERCKRILAGNKDRRVQFVISGKAHPKDIPGKELIRDINHFIREQGLSKQVVFVPNYDIHVARLLVAGCDIWLNTPRRPREASGTSGMKAAMNGLPNLSVLDGWWDEADYVRTGWAIGHGENYEDPMYQDEIEANALYDLIEQDVVPLFYNRDAEGLPRPWVAKMKDAIRLNCPFFNTERMVSEYAQRAYFPASDRYHSLSVNHYAPANELAEWKANLTDHWYNIKIDSIDISDTTDVKVDQTIAVKAKIDLATLTPDDIQVQLYQGAIDANGEIVDGVPVVMECQGHDSHGSCVYTANIVYTRSGLQGLSLRVLPQHEYLSSPYEPRLILWAS from the coding sequence GATCCTGACCTTTGGGAAGCAAGCCGCCATAATCCGGTTTATATGTTGGGCAATATTAGCCAAGTACGTTTACAAGAAGTGGTAGAAGACGAGGGCTTTTTAGCCCAAATGGACAGAGCCGCACGTCAGTTGGAAGATTATTTGCAAGAGCGTAGCTGGTATGACAAAAATCGGGCGCAGGAAACAGATAATAAAACTGATAAATACTCCCAAGAATGTTTTGCCTATTTCTCCGCCGAATTTGGGCTAGTTGATTGTTTGCCAATTTATTCGGGAGGCTTGGGGGTTTTAGCGGGGGATCATTTAAAGTCAGCGAGCGACCTAGGTTTACCTTTAGTAGGAGTTGGCTTACTTTACCAGCAAGGATATTTTGCTCAGTATCTCAACGCCGATGGTTGGCAGCAAGAGCGCTACCCCATCAATGATTTTTATAATATGCCTTTGTTTTTAGAGCGTAATTCTGATGGTTCGGAGTTGCGAATTGAGGTAGATTACCCAGGACGCACGGTTTACGCTAGAGTTTGGCGGGTGCAGGTGGGAACTGTGCCTTTGTATCTATTGGATACAAATATCGAACCAAATAACCCTTACGATCACGACATCACAGATCAACTGTATGGTGGCGACATTGATATGCGTATCCACCAAGAGATAATGCTGGGAGTTGGTGGGGTAAGAATGCTCAAAGCTTTGGGCTTAAGGGTCACAGCGTATCACATGAACGAGGGACACGCGGCTTTTTCGGCTTTAGAGCGGACAAGAATCTTGATGCAGGAAGAAGGTTTAAAATATACCCAAGCAAGACAATTAGTTGCCTCAAGTAATATTTTTACAACTCATACCCCCGTACCGGCGGGAATTGACTTATTTGCACCAGATAAAACTTTGTATTATTTGGGTCATTATGCGGAAATTTTTGGTTTGTCCAAAGATCAATTGCTAGGTTTGGGACGGGAAAATACGGGAGATTTGACTTCGCCGTTTAGTATGGCAGTGTTGGCGCTCAAAACTGCAACTTTTGCTAATGGTGTTGCTCAGTTGCACGGTGTCGTATCGCGAGGAATGTTTAGAGCCTTGTGGCAGAATTTACCTGTACAAGAAGTACCAATTACCGCCATTACTAATGGCGTTCACGCCCGAAGTTGTGTTGCCAGCGCTACTCAGACGTTGTACGATCGCTACTTAGGCCCAAATTGGTCTTCAGCCCCGGCAAATAGCCAGTTGTGGGAGCGTGTACATACAATTCCCGATGAGGAATTGTGGCGCAATCACGAACGTTGCCGCTTAGATATGGTGGTGTTTGTCCGCGAACATTTAGTAAAGCATTTACGCGATCGCGGGGCAAGTCCGGCAGAAATTACCCAAGCTCAAGAAGTGCTAGATCCTTCAGTATTAACTATTGGCTTTGCTCGTCGGTTTGCTACCTATAAAAGGGCTACGCTATGGATGCGCGACTTGGAGCGATGCAAGCGGATTTTAGCGGGAAATAAAGATCGTCGAGTGCAATTTGTAATTTCTGGCAAAGCTCACCCTAAAGACATTCCTGGTAAAGAGCTAATTCGCGATATCAACCACTTTATCCGGGAGCAGGGTTTATCTAAGCAAGTGGTATTTGTGCCTAATTACGATATCCATGTAGCGCGGTTATTGGTTGCTGGCTGCGATATTTGGCTCAATACTCCCCGTCGTCCCCGCGAAGCTTCTGGTACTAGCGGTATGAAAGCGGCGATGAATGGGTTGCCCAATTTGAGCGTTTTAGATGGCTGGTGGGATGAAGCGGATTATGTGCGCACGGGTTGGGCTATTGGTCACGGGGAAAATTACGAAGACCCCATGTATCAAGATGAGATTGAAGCTAATGCTTTGTATGATTTGATTGAGCAAGATGTAGTGCCTTTGTTTTATAACCGCGATGCGGAAGGCTTACCCCGCCCTTGGGTAGCAAAGATGAAAGACGCAATTCGGCTCAATTGTCCGTTTTTTAATACTGAGCGGATGGTGAGTGAGTACGCACAAAGGGCTTATTTCCCGGCAAGCGATCGCTATCATAGTTTAAGTGTGAATCATTACGCGCCCGCTAATGAATTAGCCGAGTGGAAAGCTAATTTAACTGACCACTGGTACAACATCAAAATCGATAGTATTGATATCTCTGATACTACAGATGTTAAGGTAGACCAAACGATCGCTGTTAAGGCAAAAATCGATCTAGCTACTTTAACCCCTGATGATATTCAAGTCCAACTCTATCAGGGTGCTATTGATGCTAATGGCGAGATTGTTGATGGCGTTCCGGTCGTTATGGAGTGTCAAGGGCATGATTCCCACGGTAGTTGCGTGTATACGGCAAATATTGTTTATACTCGTTCTGGCTTGCAGGGTTTGTCTTTGCGCGTCCTACCTCAGCATGAATACTTGTCTAGTCCCTACGAACCCCGCTTGATTTTGTGGGCTTCTTGA
- a CDS encoding TlyA family RNA methyltransferase, which yields MPKQRLDTLLVELKLCSSRALAQRLIQAGEVRVNGQVVDKAGTEVDTTAPIQVKEKLPYVSRGGEKLAKALSVFAINVTDRICLDGGISTGGFTDCLLQNGAKKVYGVDVGYGQVDWRLRTEKRVVLLERTNLRYLKPQNLYQGAEIADLTVVDVSFISLTKVMPALWQLLTPPREAVLLVKPQFEVGKSRVGKKGVVRDPKDQAEAIFHVLQAALEFGWLYRGLTWSPLVGPAGNIEYLLWLGMDSQTPPTDQIEIAQLVTMAHQELKNS from the coding sequence TTGCCTAAACAACGCCTAGATACTCTACTCGTAGAGCTTAAATTATGCTCCTCTCGCGCCTTAGCTCAAAGGCTAATTCAGGCTGGCGAGGTTAGGGTAAATGGTCAAGTTGTCGATAAAGCTGGTACAGAAGTCGATACCACAGCGCCAATTCAAGTTAAAGAAAAGTTGCCTTACGTGTCTAGAGGTGGCGAAAAACTTGCTAAGGCTCTATCGGTATTTGCTATTAACGTAACCGATAGAATTTGTCTAGATGGTGGCATTTCTACCGGTGGCTTTACTGACTGCTTGCTGCAAAATGGCGCAAAAAAAGTTTATGGCGTTGATGTTGGCTATGGACAAGTTGATTGGCGCTTGCGTACCGAAAAGCGAGTAGTTTTATTAGAACGTACCAACTTGCGCTATCTAAAGCCTCAAAACTTATATCAGGGTGCGGAAATCGCCGATTTAACGGTGGTTGATGTGTCGTTTATTTCCCTAACTAAAGTGATGCCTGCTTTATGGCAATTACTAACCCCGCCGCGCGAGGCGGTATTGCTAGTTAAGCCGCAATTTGAGGTGGGCAAGTCTCGCGTGGGCAAAAAAGGCGTTGTTCGCGACCCCAAAGACCAAGCAGAGGCTATTTTTCACGTCCTCCAAGCTGCTTTAGAATTTGGCTGGCTTTATCGTGGTTTAACTTGGTCGCCTCTAGTTGGGCCTGCCGGAAATATTGAGTATCTTTTGTGGTTGGGTATGGATAGCCAAACGCCGCCTACAGACCAAATAGAAATTGCACAATTAGTTACAATGGCTCATCAAGAATTGAAAAATAGTTAA
- a CDS encoding allophycocyanin subunit alpha-B, translating into MSVVSQLILQADDDLRYPSTGELNTIKEFLRTGEQRMRIAATLAENEKKIVTEASKQLWQKRPDFIAPGGNAYGERQRALCLRDYGWYLRLITYGVLAGDKEPIEKIGLIGVREMYNSLGVPVPGMVESIRCLKTAALNLMSAEDAAEAAPYFDYIIQSMS; encoded by the coding sequence ATGAGTGTAGTTAGTCAACTTATTTTGCAAGCCGACGACGATCTTCGCTACCCCAGCACTGGCGAACTTAATACCATTAAAGAGTTTTTGAGAACTGGGGAACAGCGCATGAGAATCGCTGCAACTCTAGCTGAGAACGAAAAAAAGATTGTCACTGAAGCCAGCAAGCAGCTTTGGCAAAAACGCCCCGACTTTATCGCCCCTGGCGGTAATGCTTACGGCGAACGTCAACGAGCTTTATGTCTGCGCGATTATGGCTGGTACTTGCGCCTAATTACTTATGGCGTACTGGCTGGCGATAAAGAACCGATTGAAAAAATTGGTTTAATTGGCGTGCGTGAAATGTACAATTCTTTGGGCGTTCCCGTTCCAGGAATGGTTGAATCTATCCGTTGCTTAAAAACTGCGGCTCTTAACTTAATGAGCGCCGAAGATGCGGCAGAAGCAGCACCTTACTTTGACTATATCATTCAGTCAATGTCCTAA
- a CDS encoding prohibitin family protein has protein sequence MKLLINRYSIFAIALTTTSITVLLLLLRSITIVPAGYVGVVDSFGSVSSQTLKPGLSFKNPLSQVVKFSTRTQEMKETLDAPSKEGLNIKLDVSILYHVDEKKAQEIYQTIGTDYEQIILIPQFRSVIRKVTATYNAKALYTSERQKLAQEIRDSLSQLVANRGIIIEDTPLRKLELPAKISQAVEDKLQAEQQTQQMDFVIQKERKEAERKRIEARGIADSQQIISQGLNDKLLQLKQIEANEKLAQSSNAKIVVVGTSRQGEPLIIQP, from the coding sequence ATGAAACTCCTAATTAATCGTTACTCAATTTTTGCGATCGCTTTAACTACTACATCTATCACTGTTTTACTCCTGTTATTACGCTCCATTACTATTGTTCCGGCTGGCTATGTGGGCGTGGTTGATAGCTTTGGCTCGGTTTCAAGTCAAACTCTTAAGCCTGGTTTGAGTTTCAAAAATCCCTTATCCCAAGTAGTCAAGTTTTCAACTCGCACTCAGGAAATGAAGGAAACTCTAGATGCACCGTCTAAAGAAGGATTAAACATCAAACTAGATGTCAGTATTCTTTACCATGTGGACGAAAAAAAGGCTCAAGAAATTTATCAAACTATTGGCACGGATTACGAGCAAATTATTTTGATTCCGCAATTTCGCTCGGTAATTCGGAAAGTAACCGCTACTTACAATGCTAAAGCTCTCTATACCTCCGAAAGACAGAAGCTAGCTCAAGAAATCCGCGACTCTTTGAGCCAACTTGTAGCTAATCGAGGCATAATTATTGAAGATACTCCCTTAAGAAAGCTAGAATTACCCGCAAAAATTAGCCAAGCTGTAGAAGACAAATTGCAAGCGGAGCAGCAAACTCAGCAAATGGATTTTGTGATTCAAAAAGAACGCAAAGAAGCTGAACGCAAGCGCATTGAAGCTAGAGGAATTGCTGATTCTCAACAGATTATTTCTCAAGGACTCAATGATAAACTTTTGCAATTAAAACAAATTGAGGCAAATGAAAAATTAGCCCAATCTTCTAATGCCAAAATTGTTGTAGTTGGTACTAGCAGACAAGGAGAGCCTTTAATCATTCAGCCATAA